A window of Chlorobium phaeobacteroides DSM 266 genomic DNA:
GCAATTCCGCACGCCACAACAGCGGCAACCGCAACCATCTGGCCTTTGAGGCGGGAGAGTTCCCGCAGCAGTTTCCGGTTGAAAAGTTTCATCGTCCGACTACCATGAGAGTTCCGATGGAGAGAGTTTGCGAGTATTGCGCCGGTCTTCGACCACCTCTCCGCTCCGAAGGGTAATAACGCGATCGGCCATTCCGGCTATCGAAACGTTATGGGTAATCACGAGCGTCGTGGTTCCGAGATTACGGTTCACGCGATCGATCACATCAAGCACAATCTTGCCGGTCTGATAGTCAAGCGCTCCGGTCGGTTCGTCGCAAAGCAGCAGTTCCGGACGTTTTGCCAGAGCCCTTGCAATGGCTACCCGCTGCTGCTCGCCTCCGGATAGCTGAGCGGGAAAATGGTTCATGCGGTTTTCAAGCCCCACAAGCATCAGCGCCTCTTCGGGAGAGATGGGATTTTCCGCTATATCGGTGACAAGCTGAACATTCTCAAGGGCCGTGAGGCTTGAAATGAGGTTGTAAAACTGGAACACGAACCCGATAGCCCGGCGACGATAGGCCGTAAGCTCCTTCTCGGAAGCCGCAGTGAGTTCAAGGCCATGAAAAAAAAGACTTCCTTCC
This region includes:
- a CDS encoding ABC transporter ATP-binding protein produces the protein MKEFIKDQRAENESSPMVLQVRGISKRYRMGEVVVNALNKVSMDFYSGELAVLLGASGSGKSTLLNIIGGLDLPSEGSLFFHGLELTAASEKELTAYRRRAIGFVFQFYNLISSLTALENVQLVTDIAENPISPEEALMLVGLENRMNHFPAQLSGGEQQRVAIARALAKRPELLLCDEPTGALDYQTGKIVLDVIDRVNRNLGTTTLVITHNVSIAGMADRVITLRSGEVVEDRRNTRKLSPSELSW